A single region of the Rhizobium grahamii genome encodes:
- a CDS encoding alpha-glucosidase/alpha-galactosidase yields the protein MGFKIAIIGAGSVGFTKKLFTDILCVPEFQDVEFALTDMSEHNLQMIKQILDTIVASNKLPTKVTATTNRREALTGARYIISCVRVGGLEAYADDIRIPLKYGIDQCVGDTICAGGILYGQRNIPVILDFCKDIREVAEPGAKFLNYANPMAMNTWAAIEYGKVDTVGLCHGVQHGAEQIAEVLGAKSPSELDYICSGINHQTWFVDLKLNGRKIGKDELVAAFEAHPVFSQQEKLRIDVLKRFGVYSTESNGHLSEYLPWYRKRPDEITKWIDMSDWIHGETGGYLRHSTETRNWFETEFPQFLESASKPLDRSKRSNEHASHILEALETGRVYRGHFNVKNNGVITNLPADAIIESPGFVDRFGINMVSGVTIPEACAATCMASINVQRMSVHAAVSGDIDLLKLAVLHDPLVGAVATPEEVWQMVDEMVVAQARWLPQYADAVPAAKERLTKSTVKTREWTGAARRNVRSIEELRAEKAALKQAV from the coding sequence ATGGGTTTCAAAATCGCTATCATCGGCGCTGGCAGCGTCGGCTTCACCAAAAAACTGTTCACCGACATCCTTTGTGTGCCGGAATTCCAGGATGTTGAGTTCGCGCTGACGGATATGAGCGAGCACAATCTGCAGATGATCAAGCAGATCCTCGACACGATCGTCGCGTCCAACAAGTTGCCGACAAAGGTGACGGCGACGACGAACCGTCGCGAGGCGCTGACCGGCGCGCGCTATATCATCAGCTGCGTGCGCGTCGGCGGTCTCGAAGCCTATGCCGACGATATCCGTATCCCGCTCAAGTACGGCATCGACCAGTGCGTCGGTGACACGATCTGCGCGGGCGGCATTCTCTATGGTCAGCGCAACATTCCCGTCATCCTCGACTTCTGCAAAGACATCCGCGAAGTCGCCGAGCCGGGCGCAAAGTTCCTGAACTACGCAAACCCGATGGCGATGAACACCTGGGCTGCGATCGAATACGGCAAGGTCGATACCGTCGGCCTCTGCCACGGCGTGCAGCATGGCGCCGAACAGATCGCCGAGGTACTCGGCGCGAAGTCGCCGTCCGAACTCGACTACATCTGCTCGGGCATCAACCACCAGACCTGGTTCGTCGATCTCAAGCTCAACGGTCGCAAGATCGGCAAGGACGAACTGGTTGCCGCCTTCGAAGCGCATCCCGTCTTCTCGCAGCAGGAAAAGCTGCGCATCGACGTCCTGAAGCGCTTCGGTGTCTATTCGACGGAGAGCAACGGCCACCTGTCGGAATACCTTCCCTGGTATCGCAAGCGGCCGGACGAGATCACCAAGTGGATCGACATGTCCGACTGGATCCATGGCGAAACCGGCGGTTACCTGCGCCACTCCACCGAAACCCGCAACTGGTTCGAAACCGAATTCCCACAGTTCCTGGAGTCGGCGTCGAAGCCGCTCGATCGGTCCAAGCGTTCGAACGAGCATGCGAGCCATATTCTGGAGGCGTTGGAAACAGGGCGTGTCTATCGCGGCCACTTCAACGTCAAGAACAATGGCGTCATCACCAACCTGCCGGCTGATGCGATCATCGAATCGCCCGGCTTCGTTGACCGCTTCGGCATCAACATGGTCTCCGGCGTCACGATCCCGGAAGCCTGCGCTGCAACCTGCATGGCGTCCATCAACGTCCAGCGCATGTCGGTCCATGCCGCCGTCAGCGGCGATATCGACCTCCTGAAGCTTGCCGTGCTGCACGACCCGCTGGTCGGTGCCGTCGCAACACCGGAAGAGGTCTGGCAGATGGTCGACGAGATGGTTGTCGCCCAGGCTCGCTGGCTGCCGCAATATGCTGATGCTGTTCCGGCTGCGAAGGAGCGCCTGACGAAATCGACGGTCAAGACCCGTGAATGGACAGGCGCTGCGCGCCGCAACGTTCGGTCGATCGAAGAACTTCGTGCCGAGAAGGCGGCGCTCAAGCAGGCCGTCTGA